The genomic stretch GATGATCTTGCGTCCGGTGAGGCCGCTGTCGCCCATGGGGCCGCCGACTACAAAGCGTCCGGTGGGATTGATGTGGTACTTGGTGTTTTCGTCGAGAAGCTCGGGGGGCAGCACTTCCTGAATGACGTGCTTCAGGATGTCGGCGCGCAGTTCCTCGATGGCAATCGTCTCGGAGTGCTGCGAGGAAATGACGACGGCGTCAATGCGGACCGGCTTGTGGGTTTTCGCGTCGTACTCGACCGTGACCTGGCTCTTGCCGTCGGCGCGCAGGTAGGGCAAAAGGCCGCTCTTGCGGACGTCGGTAAGGCGGCGGGTGAGCTTGTGGGCGAAGGAGATGGCGGCGGGCATCAGCTCCGGCGTCTCGTTGGTGGCGTAGCCGAACATCATGCCCTGATCGCCGGCGCCGCCGGTGTCCACGCCCATGGCGATGTCGCCGGACTGCTTGTTGATAGAGGAAATCACGGCGCAGGTATTGGAGTCGAATCCGTAGAGCGCATTGTCATAGCCGATGGACTGGACCACGCCGCGCACCAGCGTCTGGAAATCGACATACGCCCGGGTGGTGATTTCGCCCGCGACGGCCACCATTCCGGTGGCGAGCAGAGTTTCACAGGCGACGCGGCTGTAGGGGTCCTGCGCGAGACAGGCGTCAAGCACGGCGTCTGAAATCTGGTCAGCCATCTTGTCCGGATGGCCTTCTGTTACCGACTCCGAAGTAAACAAAAACCGTTCCCGTTGAGACACTCCGAATCCTCCATGCGCGAAGAGCGGCCCTGAAATTCATTCCCTGCCGGATTGTGTGGGGAATGGCGGCGGACCTGCGACTGATGTCATGGTACTAAAGGCGGGGAGCGCGGGCAAAAGCTTCGCGTTAAAAGGGAAAACAGCAGGGCAAAGAGGGGAATTTTCGTCTTGAATGGGTGGATTCTTGTCCCCCACACAAGCCAAAAGAGGGCTTGTGTGGGCCACCGTCAGAGTAGTTGAATGGACGTGACACTGCTTCCCACATCTCAGAATCGAGATGTGGGGCACCCACGTTGGTTGTTAAGAAGGGGAACGGAAGGGAATCAGAGTGTGGTCAGCGGCCGCCGTCGTGCGGAGACCTGCCGTTAAGCCACGAAGTTCCATACCAGCCAGCCCAGCGTGGCCAGAACCACGACCAGCACGGCGAGTCCGGTTATTTTGAGGCGCGCGGCAGGGCGGTCCGCCAGCGGACGGCTTTTGCCGACGTTTTCGGCAAAGGCGATCCAACTTGCGTCGTCGTCTTTAAGTTGGCCGCTGTTCTGGTAGGCGGACATGAAGCGATCCACCCAGGCCTCCGAGTCAAGGCCCACCACGCGAGCGTAGCTGCGCACGATGCCTTTGTTGATGACGCCGCCGGGCAGGTCGTCAAACTTTTCCGATTCCAGCGCCGCCAGGTGGCGGCTGCTGATCTTGGTTTCGTCCGTGATGGCTGCCAGCGCGATGCCTCGAGATTCTCTTTCCCTCCTCAGCTCCTCACCGAATTTGCTCATCTTTCTTTCCTTAGTCTTATCGGGCAGCCCATCCCTATAGATTTCAGGTGTCATTCAATTCACCATAAAGCGGGGCCGCGCGCAAGGTCAAAATTTCGCAGGGTCCTGGTTTCCTTTCAATTACCTGGTGGTGTCTGTAGCCCCATGATCGGTGCAATCGGGGGAAACTTGAGGGTGTTTGGGGAGGGATACGGGGCTAAATTCCCGATTTTGCTAAACTTTCGGAATGGGGCCGGTTATGGGAGAGACATCCCTCAGGGGCTGAAGCCCCATTCAGATTGGAC from Terriglobia bacterium encodes the following:
- a CDS encoding helix-turn-helix domain-containing protein, with the protein product MSKFGEELRRERESRGIALAAITDETKISSRHLAALESEKFDDLPGGVINKGIVRSYARVVGLDSEAWVDRFMSAYQNSGQLKDDDASWIAFAENVGKSRPLADRPAARLKITGLAVLVVVLATLGWLVWNFVA
- the metK gene encoding methionine adenosyltransferase — protein: MSQRERFLFTSESVTEGHPDKMADQISDAVLDACLAQDPYSRVACETLLATGMVAVAGEITTRAYVDFQTLVRGVVQSIGYDNALYGFDSNTCAVISSINKQSGDIAMGVDTGGAGDQGMMFGYATNETPELMPAAISFAHKLTRRLTDVRKSGLLPYLRADGKSQVTVEYDAKTHKPVRIDAVVISSQHSETIAIEELRADILKHVIQEVLPPELLDENTKYHINPTGRFVVGGPMGDSGLTGRKII